Proteins from a genomic interval of Streptomyces sp. NBC_00820:
- a CDS encoding TIGR02611 family protein, which yields MNTGSDESGEVVVTVDRADRTDRTETADEAGAVEAGDQRSGPGLGSRAPEFIKARRALHLSWQVGVFVVGLAVVVAGVVMLPLPGPGWLVIFGGMAIWATEFVWAQLVLRWTKRKVTEAAQRALDPRVRRRNIVLTVLGLVIVGVLLGIYVWKFGAVMPWKIKDQ from the coding sequence ATGAATACGGGGAGTGACGAGTCGGGCGAGGTTGTCGTGACGGTCGACCGGGCGGACCGGACGGACCGGACGGAGACGGCGGACGAGGCGGGTGCGGTGGAGGCGGGCGATCAGCGGTCCGGGCCGGGGCTGGGCTCCCGGGCGCCGGAATTCATCAAGGCCCGCCGGGCCCTGCACCTGAGCTGGCAGGTCGGCGTCTTCGTGGTCGGCCTCGCGGTCGTCGTGGCCGGCGTCGTGATGCTGCCGCTGCCCGGACCGGGCTGGCTGGTGATCTTCGGCGGCATGGCGATCTGGGCGACCGAGTTCGTCTGGGCCCAGCTCGTGCTCCGCTGGACGAAACGCAAGGTGACCGAGGCGGCCCAGCGAGCGCTCGACCCCAGGGTGCGCCGCCGCAACATCGTCCTCACGGTGCTCGGTCTGGTGATCGTGGGCGTCCTGCTCGGGATCTACGTGTGGAAGTTCGGCGCCGTGATGCCCTGGAAGATCAAGGACCAGTGA
- a CDS encoding DsbA family protein: MSDSSPVPTEPLVLDVWCELQCPDCRGALDDVRALRARYGDRLEVRLRHFPLEKHKHAFAAAQAAEEALEQGNGWPYVEAVLERVEELDGKGEPFLVEVARELGLDAEEFDTALIDGRHILIVDADQAEGKAIGVTGTPTYVIGGERLDGGKSQEGLRERIEEIADRLLSGEA; this comes from the coding sequence ATGAGCGACTCCTCCCCCGTACCCACCGAACCCCTCGTCCTCGACGTCTGGTGCGAACTCCAGTGCCCCGACTGCCGCGGCGCCCTGGACGACGTCCGTGCCCTGCGTGCCCGCTACGGCGACCGGCTCGAGGTGCGGCTGCGGCACTTCCCGCTGGAGAAGCACAAGCACGCCTTCGCCGCCGCGCAGGCCGCCGAGGAGGCGCTGGAGCAGGGCAACGGCTGGCCGTACGTCGAGGCGGTGCTGGAGCGGGTCGAGGAGCTGGACGGTAAGGGAGAACCCTTCCTGGTCGAGGTGGCCCGGGAACTCGGTCTGGACGCGGAGGAGTTCGACACCGCGCTGATCGACGGCCGGCACATCCTGATCGTGGACGCCGACCAGGCCGAGGGCAAGGCGATCGGAGTGACCGGCACCCCCACCTACGTCATCGGCGGCGAACGCCTCGACGGCGGCAAGAGCCAGGAAGGCCTGCGCGAGCGCATCGAGGAGATCGCGGACCGGCTGCTGTCCGGCGAGGCCTGA
- a CDS encoding CGNR zinc finger domain-containing protein has product MLITHDTRCALDTVVDLVNTAPEDDTAKDGLPDVTTLADFVRSHKISDVGVLSEIDLAAVRGVRERFAGIFAAPEPRSAAGMINELIAAAGTTPRLTDHDGYDWHVHYFAPGASVADHLAADCGMALAFFVVAGEQERLRRCEAPDCRRAFVDLSRNRSRRYCDSRTCGNRLHVAAYRARRKEAAG; this is encoded by the coding sequence GTGCTGATCACCCACGACACCCGGTGTGCGCTCGACACGGTGGTGGATCTGGTGAACACCGCACCGGAGGACGACACGGCGAAGGACGGACTGCCGGACGTCACGACGCTCGCCGATTTCGTACGAAGCCACAAAATCAGTGATGTCGGGGTGCTCTCCGAGATCGACCTGGCGGCGGTACGCGGGGTCCGGGAGCGGTTCGCCGGGATCTTCGCGGCCCCCGAGCCCCGGTCCGCCGCCGGGATGATCAACGAGCTGATCGCCGCGGCGGGGACCACTCCGCGCCTGACGGACCACGACGGCTACGACTGGCATGTCCACTACTTCGCCCCGGGCGCCTCGGTCGCCGACCATCTCGCCGCCGACTGCGGGATGGCGCTCGCCTTCTTCGTGGTGGCCGGGGAGCAGGAGCGGCTGCGGCGCTGCGAGGCACCGGACTGCCGGCGGGCCTTCGTGGACCTCTCCCGCAATCGCTCACGCCGGTACTGCGACAGCCGCACGTGCGGGAACCGGCTGCACGTGGCCGCCTACCGGGCCCGGCGCAAGGAGGCCGCGGGCTGA
- a CDS encoding aminotransferase class IV: protein MRIWLDGGLQDLESARVSVFDHGLTVGDGIFETVKTVEGCPFALTRHLDRLTRSARGLGLPDPDHDQVREACAAVVKANPMPLGRLRITYTGGHGPLGSDRGEHGPTLVVALGETTRRPDTTSVITVPWTRNERGALTGLKTTSYAENVVALARAHQHGASEALFANTVGQLCEGTGSNVFVVLDGEIHTPPVASGCLPGITRALTVEWTGAKETDLPLDVLDRADEVFLTSTLRDVQAVHRIDDQELAGAPGPVTAKAMRIFAERSGDDLDP from the coding sequence ATGAGGATCTGGCTGGACGGCGGGCTGCAGGACCTCGAGTCCGCCCGCGTCTCCGTCTTCGACCACGGGCTGACCGTGGGCGACGGCATCTTCGAGACCGTGAAGACGGTCGAAGGCTGCCCGTTCGCGCTCACCCGCCACCTCGACCGGCTGACCCGTTCGGCCCGGGGCCTCGGCCTGCCCGACCCCGACCACGACCAGGTGCGCGAGGCCTGCGCGGCGGTCGTGAAGGCCAACCCGATGCCGCTGGGCCGGCTGCGCATCACCTACACCGGCGGCCACGGCCCGCTCGGCTCCGACCGCGGAGAGCACGGCCCGACCCTGGTCGTCGCCCTCGGCGAGACCACCCGCCGCCCCGACACGACATCCGTGATCACCGTCCCGTGGACCCGCAACGAGCGCGGCGCGCTCACCGGCCTGAAGACCACCTCGTACGCCGAGAACGTCGTCGCCCTCGCCCGCGCCCACCAACACGGCGCCTCCGAGGCCCTGTTCGCCAACACGGTCGGGCAGCTCTGCGAAGGAACCGGGTCGAACGTCTTCGTCGTCCTGGACGGCGAGATCCACACCCCGCCGGTCGCCTCCGGCTGCCTGCCCGGCATCACCCGCGCCCTGACCGTGGAGTGGACCGGCGCCAAGGAGACCGACCTGCCGCTGGACGTCCTGGACCGGGCCGACGAGGTCTTCCTGACCTCCACCCTGCGCGACGTACAGGCCGTGCACCGGATCGACGACCAGGAACTGGCCGGCGCGCCCGGCCCGGTGACCGCCAAGGCGATGCGGATCTTCGCCGAGCGGTCGGGCGACGACCTGGATCCCTGA
- a CDS encoding GNAT family N-acetyltransferase — MTTTLRPVEPLQQHADGTRSRRYQVCVNSRPVGGVHLGTSPSLGDSVARIIELRVDEPDRRRGRGTVAALAAEEVARGWGCAQIEALVPAEAEAALRLVGALGYTMRNRGMEKRLGKTPPALPPGSHGRPMTPAEFEAWHAYESEHYARTWIERGVPEAAARAKARRDHETLLPRGLDTEGMEFSVLEHEGSRVGTLWVALGDAKAFVFDVEADVAHRGRGHGRTLMLLAERRAAAAGRTVLGLNVFADNAPAERLYESLGYETVSRTLAKPLL; from the coding sequence ATGACGACGACCCTGCGGCCGGTCGAGCCGCTCCAGCAGCACGCCGACGGAACCCGTTCGCGCCGCTATCAGGTGTGCGTGAACAGCCGTCCCGTCGGCGGCGTCCACCTCGGCACCTCGCCCTCACTCGGCGACTCGGTGGCCCGCATCATCGAACTGCGCGTCGACGAGCCCGACCGGCGGCGCGGCCGGGGCACGGTGGCCGCGCTCGCCGCGGAGGAGGTGGCGCGGGGCTGGGGCTGCGCGCAGATCGAGGCCCTGGTGCCCGCCGAGGCGGAGGCCGCGCTGCGGCTCGTCGGCGCCCTCGGCTACACGATGCGCAACCGCGGCATGGAGAAGCGCCTGGGGAAGACGCCGCCCGCACTGCCCCCGGGCAGCCACGGGCGCCCGATGACCCCGGCCGAGTTCGAGGCGTGGCACGCGTACGAGTCCGAGCACTACGCCCGGACGTGGATCGAACGAGGCGTCCCCGAGGCGGCGGCCCGCGCCAAGGCCCGTCGCGACCACGAGACGCTGCTCCCGCGCGGTCTCGACACCGAGGGCATGGAGTTCAGCGTCCTGGAGCACGAGGGGTCGCGGGTCGGCACCCTGTGGGTGGCCCTCGGGGACGCCAAGGCGTTCGTCTTCGACGTCGAAGCCGACGTGGCGCATCGCGGACGGGGTCACGGCCGTACCCTCATGCTGCTCGCGGAGCGCCGGGCGGCGGCCGCCGGCCGGACGGTCCTCGGGCTCAACGTGTTCGCGGACAACGCGCCGGCCGAGCGGCTCTACGAGTCACTCGGGTACGAGACGGTGAGCCGCACCCTCGCCAAGCCCCTGCTGTAG
- a CDS encoding SsgA family sporulation/cell division regulator — protein sequence MNTTVSCELHLRLVVSSESSLPVPAGLRYDTADPYAVHATFHTGAEETVEWVFARDLLAEGLHRPTGTGDVRVWPSRSHGQGVVCIALSSPEGEALLEAPARALESFLKRTDAAVPPGTEHRHFDLDQELSHILAES from the coding sequence ATGAACACCACGGTCAGCTGCGAGCTGCACCTGCGCCTCGTTGTGTCGAGCGAGTCCTCCCTGCCTGTCCCCGCAGGCCTGCGGTACGACACGGCCGACCCCTACGCCGTGCACGCCACCTTCCACACCGGAGCCGAGGAGACCGTCGAGTGGGTGTTCGCCCGCGACCTCCTCGCCGAGGGGCTGCACCGGCCCACGGGCACCGGCGACGTCCGCGTCTGGCCATCGCGCAGTCATGGTCAGGGCGTCGTGTGCATCGCCCTCAGTTCTCCGGAGGGCGAGGCTCTGCTCGAGGCCCCGGCGCGGGCCCTGGAGTCCTTCCTGAAGCGAACCGACGCCGCCGTGCCGCCCGGCACGGAGCACCGCCACTTCGACCTGGATCAGGAGCTCTCGCACATCCTGGCGGAAAGCTAG